A window of the Alnus glutinosa chromosome 4, dhAlnGlut1.1, whole genome shotgun sequence genome harbors these coding sequences:
- the LOC133866399 gene encoding uncharacterized protein LOC133866399 encodes MLEQLLIFTRGGLILWTCKELGNALKGSPIDTLIRSCLLEERSGAASYNYDAPGAAYTLKWTFHNELGLVFVAVYQRILHLLYVDDLLVMVKHGFSEIYDPKRTDYGDFDETFRQLRKEAEARAEDLKKSKQVAGKPLNNSKKQGQVQNGGFEGVGKKKSQGNLANDGEDGDNRKGHKLENGHSNGYHVDSEKTKVNGAANGIGNTSSDAGAFDVNKLQKLRAKGGKKTETFVSKGSKEESKKKITKKNRVWDDSPPQAKLDFTDHVGENGDNIEVVAADHGESMMDKEEIFSSESEDEEDEEDVGKDSKPETKKKGWFSSMFQSIAGKANLERSDLEPALKALKDRLMTKNVAEEIAEKLCESVAASLEGKKLASFTRVSSTVQAAMEEALVRILTPRRSIDILRDVHAAKEQRKPYVVVFVGVNGVGKSTNLAKVAYWLQQHKVSVMMAACDTFRSGAVEQLRTHARRLQIPIFEKGYEKDPAVVAKEAIQEATRNGSDVVLVDTAGRMQDNEPLMRALSKLIYLNNPDLVLFVGEALVGNDAVDQLSKFNQKLADLSTSPNTRLIDGILLTKFDTIDDKVGAALSMVYISGAPVMFVGCGQSYTDLKKLNVKSIVKTLLK; translated from the exons ATGTTAGAGCAGTTACTAATATTTACCCGAGGAGGATTAATCCTCTGGACGTGTAAAGAGCTTGGAAATGCTCTTAAAGGATCACCAATTGACACCTTGATCAGGTCTTGTCTTTTGGAAGAGCGATCTGGTGCAGCATCATACAACTATGATGCCCCAGGTGCTGCATACACGCTCAAATGGACCTTCCATAATGAGCTTGGCCTTGTATTTGTCGCTGTGTATCAGCGGATTCTCCATCTATTGTATGTGGATGATTTGCTTGTGATGGTAAAGCATGGGTTTTCGGAGATATATGATCCAAAACGAACGGACTATGGtgattttgatgaaacttttaGGCAACTGAGAAAGGAGGCTGAGGCTCGGGCTGAGGATTTGAAGAAATCAAAGCAGGTGGCGGGCAAGCCTCTAAATAATAGTAAGAAGCAAGGGCAGGTGCAAAATGGTGGATTTGAAGGAGTTGGTAAGAAAAAGAGCCAAGGTAATTTGGCCAATGATGGTGAGGATGGTGATAATAGGAAAGGTCATAAATTGGAGAATGGACACTCCAATGGTTATCATGTTGATAGTGAAAAAACTAAGGTGAATGGTGCTGCTAACGGTATAGGAAATACAAGTTCCGATGCTGGGGCTTTTGATGTAAATAAGCTTCAGAAGCTTAGAGCTAAAGGTGGAAAGAAAACAGAAACTTTTGTTAGCAAGGGCTCCAAGGAAGAgtcaaagaagaagataacAAAGAAGAATAGAGTTTGGGATGATTCACCTCCTCAGGCAAAATTGGATTTTACAGATCATGTGGGTGAGAATGGGGACAATATAGAGGTTGTTGCAGCGGACCATGGTGAAAGTATGATGGACAAGGAAGAGATCTTCAGCAGTGAAAGCgaggatgaagaagatgaggaggATGTGGGGAAGGACAGCAAGCCTGAAACCAAGAAGAAGGGGTGGTTTTCGTCAATGTTTCAAAG TATTGCGGGCAAAGCAAATTTGGAGAGGTCAGACCTGGAACCGGCTTTGAAAGCTCTCAAGGATAGGCTTATGACCAAGAATGTG GCTGAGGAGATAGCTGAGAAACTCTGTGAATCAGTCGCAGCAAGTCTTGAAGGGAAAAAGTTGGCTTCATTCACAAGGGTATCTTCAACAGTGCAG GCAGCAATGGAAGAAGCTCTTGTACGAATCTTAACTCCTAGGCGCTCTATTGACATATTGAGGGACGTGCATGCTGCCAAGGAACAGAGGAAGCCGtatgttgttgtttttgttggcGTGAATGGAGTTGGGAAATCTACTAATCTAGCCAAG GTTGCCTACTGGCTTCAGCAGCATAAGGTCAGTGTCATGATGGCTGCTTGTGACACATTCCGATCAGGAGCTGTTGAGCAGCTACGGACTCATGCACGAAGACTCCAG ATCCCTATATTTGAGAAGGGCTATGAAAAAGATCCTGCAGTTGTAGCAAAGGAAGCAATCCAGGAGGCAACACGCAATGGTTCTGATGTTGTTCTTGTTGATACAGCTGGTCGAATGCAG GATAATGAACCGTTGATGAGAGCACTCTCAAAGCTTATTTACCTTAACAATCCAGATCTGGTCTTGTTTGTTGGAGAGGCACTGGTTGGAAATGATGCTGTTGATCAGCTTTCAAAGTTCAATCAG AAATTAGCTGACCTTTCGACCTCACCTAATACTAGATTGATAGATGGGATCTTGCTCACCAAGTTTGATACCATTGACGATAAG GTGGGAGCTGCACTTTCAATGGTTTACATATCTGGGGCACCAGTCATGTTTGTTGGGTGTGGACAGTCATATACAGATCTCAAGAAACTCAATGTCAAATCAATTGTCAAGACCCTCCTTAAATGA
- the LOC133866655 gene encoding early nodulin-like protein 15, whose protein sequence is MALHRALLSSMLLIYLFASFTEAREFLVGSKTNAWKIPSSEAESLNKWAEASRFQIGDSLVWNYDPSKDSVLQVSEKDFESCSTSSPIAVYKEGTTKVKLDRSGPFYFISGAEGHCEKGQKLVTVVLSVRRQFSYVSPAPSPVEFEGPAVAPTSGGASLRGGLMVAFGFLVGLVVLF, encoded by the exons ATGGCTTTACACAGAGCTCTACTGTCTTCAATGCTACTTATATATCTCTTCGCCTCCTTCACAGAAGCAAGAGAATTCTTGGTTGGAAGCAAGACCAACGCATGGAAAATCCCATCCTCTGAAGCCGAATCGCTCAACAAATGGGCTGAAGCCTCACGTTTCCAAATTGGAGACTCACTTG TTTGGAACTATGATCCGAGCAAGGACTCTGTGCTACAAGTGAGTGAAAAGGACTTCGAGAGTTGCAGTACTTCGAGTCCTATAGCTGTATACAAGGAGGGAACCACCAAGGTGAAGCTTGATAGGTCAGGGCCATTCTATTTTATCAGTGGAGCTGAAGGCCACTGTGAGAAGGGCCAAAAATTGGTCACTGTTGTCTTGTCTGTGAGGCGTCAATTCTCTTATGTTTCTCCAGCACCTTCACCGGTAGAGTTTGAAGGCCCCGCTGTCGCTCCGACGAGTGGTGGTGCGAGTCTTAGGGGTGGATTGATGGTGGCCTTTGGGTTTCTGGTGGGGTTGGTGGTGTTGTTTTGA